From a single Nostoc sp. MS1 genomic region:
- a CDS encoding IS701 family transposase, translated as MDVELQILKHLARDAQPTVALVDEYCAEYKDLFKEVRNYECFKYLHLGIISPIKRKSLPEIAKVVSINSAQSLHHFIANSYWSVNELKSRRLKKIKRALNGQTITVVIDETGDRKKGKKTDYVARQYLGSVGKVDKGIVSVNAYGVYANITFPLIFKVFKPKGTLKDSDKYKTKIELASEIITELMELDFNIELVLADSLYGESSQFIRKLAEYGLGYVVSIRSNHGVWLPAGQSVRANKWCKFERTFSNQKSETRYIREIVYGKKGAITYWEITTDPETMPENSTSFVMTNLSGNLKKILGDLYGLRTWVEYGFWQCKQELGWTDYRFTNFQHIEKWWEIIFCVYTMISLSSPPFLSLNQAPSETEIHDSACISCVDFSNHKQWNHDSGWKNTLNNLRLIVQPLLLFWLIYPWLNVFPNSDLLLGFNHLIFTMNQFKPFFSSG; from the coding sequence ATGGATGTAGAATTACAAATCCTGAAACATTTGGCAAGAGATGCGCAGCCAACAGTTGCGCTCGTAGATGAATATTGTGCAGAGTACAAAGACCTGTTCAAAGAAGTAAGAAATTATGAATGTTTCAAATATTTACACTTAGGCATAATTTCACCAATCAAAAGAAAATCATTACCAGAGATAGCAAAAGTAGTCAGTATAAACTCAGCCCAATCATTACATCATTTTATAGCCAATTCATACTGGTCAGTAAATGAGTTGAAGAGCCGAAGATTAAAGAAAATAAAAAGAGCATTAAATGGTCAGACAATTACGGTAGTAATAGATGAAACCGGAGACAGAAAAAAAGGTAAAAAGACAGATTATGTAGCTAGACAATATTTAGGAAGTGTGGGAAAAGTAGATAAAGGGATAGTTTCAGTTAACGCTTATGGAGTTTATGCCAACATAACTTTCCCATTAATTTTCAAAGTATTTAAACCAAAAGGAACACTAAAGGATTCAGATAAATATAAAACTAAAATAGAGTTAGCATCAGAAATAATTACAGAGTTAATGGAATTAGATTTCAATATTGAATTAGTATTGGCTGATAGTTTGTATGGTGAAAGTAGCCAATTTATTAGAAAACTGGCTGAATATGGCTTAGGTTATGTGGTATCAATCAGAAGTAATCATGGAGTCTGGCTGCCAGCAGGGCAGAGCGTTAGGGCGAATAAGTGGTGCAAATTTGAAAGAACATTTAGTAACCAAAAATCAGAAACTAGATATATTAGAGAAATAGTTTATGGTAAAAAAGGAGCCATAACTTACTGGGAAATAACAACTGATCCAGAAACTATGCCAGAAAATTCTACTTCATTTGTCATGACTAATCTTTCAGGGAACCTCAAGAAAATTTTAGGCGACTTATATGGGTTAAGAACTTGGGTAGAATATGGTTTTTGGCAGTGTAAACAGGAACTGGGCTGGACAGACTACAGATTTACAAATTTTCAACATATTGAGAAATGGTGGGAGATTATTTTTTGTGTCTACACAATGATTAGTTTAAGTTCTCCACCTTTCTTATCCTTAAATCAAGCTCCTTCTGAAACAGAAATACATGACAGTGCTTGTATTAGTTGTGTAGATTTCTCTAACCATAAACAATGGAATCATGATTCTGGATGGAAGAATACTTTAAATAATCTTCGTTTAATTGTTCAACCTCTTTTATTATTTTGGTTGATTTATCCCTGGCTAAATGTTTTTCCCAATTCCGATTTATTGCTTGGATTTAATCACCTAATTTTTACAATGAACCAATTTAAACCTTTTTTCTCTTCTGGATAA
- a CDS encoding chlorophyll a/b-binding protein, protein MTLYPSDKTETAYNGKDRNAGDLGFTPQAELWNGRFAMIGFLAYLFWDLNGYSVVRDVLHLVSY, encoded by the coding sequence ATGACACTTTACCCTAGTGATAAGACTGAAACTGCATACAATGGCAAAGACCGTAATGCTGGTGATTTGGGATTTACTCCTCAAGCTGAACTTTGGAATGGGCGTTTTGCGATGATTGGCTTTCTTGCTTATTTATTTTGGGATTTGAATGGTTACAGTGTAGTGAGAGATGTACTGCATCTAGTTTCTTATTAA
- a CDS encoding DUF3011 domain-containing protein: MAMRFSIIAATFVTASVSLGTLFGVTAPASAQEIISCSSYDNRTNTCAVPPGRVRLVRQLSDASCQGNWGSRGNRIWVRNGCRAEFVVGNGRNNRNGRYYRNDRDDRYYRNDRDDRYYRNDRDDRYYRNDRDDRYYRNDRDDRYYRNNRYDIYNRNGRNDIDDRYYQDDRYNR, from the coding sequence ATGGCTATGCGTTTTTCTATAATTGCAGCTACCTTTGTAACTGCAAGTGTTAGTTTAGGTACGCTTTTTGGTGTTACAGCCCCTGCTTCAGCCCAAGAAATTATCAGTTGTTCGAGCTATGATAATCGGACAAACACCTGTGCCGTACCTCCCGGTAGAGTGAGACTGGTTAGACAGTTATCCGATGCTAGTTGTCAAGGAAATTGGGGTTCTAGAGGCAATCGAATTTGGGTGAGAAATGGTTGCCGTGCTGAGTTTGTAGTTGGGAATGGCAGAAATAACCGAAACGGTAGATATTATCGTAACGACAGAGATGATAGATATTATCGCAATGACAGAGACGATAGATATTATCGCAATGACAGAGACGATAGATATTATCGCAATGACAGAGACGATAGATATTATCGCAACGACAGAGATGATAGGTATTACCGCAACAATAGATATGACATATATAACAGGAATGGTAGAAATGACATAGACGACAGATATTACCAAGACGATAGGTACAATAGATAA
- a CDS encoding ATP-binding protein, translating into MNSKIYENLFIGDSEMAALMRSHNWSQTPLGAVETWSQSLKTAVRIMLTSRQAMFVWWGDELINLYNDAYRAILGGKHPEALGQPAAIVWREIWHQVGPRAETAISQNQGTYDEALLLIMERNGYPEETYYTFSYSPVPNDDGSTGGIICANTEETPRIIGERQLALLKELAAKTADARTFEQACIFSTSCLATNPYDLPFAMIYLVDSERQCVTLAGTCGIERGHLEVPETIALANDSWHLTDVLTNHQTYVISDLRQFGDLPTGAWNRPPQQAAVVAIAPSGRTGKAGVLVTALNPFRLFDDNYQGFLNLVSAQIAASIANAQAYEEERKRAEALAELDHAKTTFFSNVSHEFRTPLTLMLSPLEELLAADDLPAERQQELSLIHRNGLRLLKLVNTLLDFSRIEAGRVQAVYEPTDLAAFTAELASIFRSAIEQAGLEYIINCQPLAEPVYVDRQMWEKIVLNLLSNAFKFTFTGAIAITLQQAQQQVELTVSDTGIGIPQAELPQLFERFHRVEGARGRTQEGSGIGLALVQELVRLHGGQVQVASIEGQGTTFTITMPTGTSHLPADRIQATRTQVSTALGAAPYIEEALRWLPQESRGREGAEGELMIYSSPAFATSPTSPSRILLVDDNADMREYVRRLLSRYYVVETATDGMAALDVIVHHLPDLVLTDVMMPRMDGFGLLSALRSDNRTREIPIILLSARAGEEAKVEGLAAGADDYLIKPFSARELLARVEATLKLSQLRRDAMQQEQKLRLESQTAKQRVETILSSINDGFYVLDRDWRYTYVNDRLCEMLRMEREQILNHSIWDLFVDTVDTDVYIQFHRALHEQIPVQFEYFYPTWNCWYEHRVYPSPDGLTVFAADITERKQAELEHEQLLARERHYVNQLQGLTTAALTINSALSVEQVLQVMTNQAASIIGSHQSVTSMTIDQNWAQAISAIYLSDKYAQWRNYDEKPDGSGIYAYMCSLNRPMRMTQAELEAHPHWQGFGKEVKNHPPMRGWLAAPLVGRNGQNIGLIQLSDKYADEFTAADEAILVQLAQMASVAVENARLYEAEQQARAAAEKLREEAQAANRIKDEFLAVLSHELRSPLNPILGWARLLQGGKLDAAKAKQAVTIIERNAKLQVELIEDLLDISRILRGKIRLTISPVNPASVIKAAMETVRLAADANSIRLEVNLDDEVGLVAGDSTRLQQVMWNLLSNAVKFTPTGGLVEVGLTKVGNQAQITVRDTGKGISPDFLPYVFDYFRQADSATTRKFGGLGLGLAIVRHLVELHGGKIQAESEGEGMGATFTLNLPLMPTQPNVNQDSPSLEASVGLDGIQVLVVDDDTDTRDFVAFVLEQAGANVITATSALEALTILTKSPPDVLVSDIGMPDMDGYMLMRQVRTLPPEQGGKIPAIALTAYAGEMNEKQALKAGFQKHISKPVDPDNLIKAIVRMTIIRNS; encoded by the coding sequence ATGAACTCTAAGATTTACGAAAATCTCTTTATTGGCGATAGTGAGATGGCGGCGCTGATGCGATCGCACAATTGGTCACAAACGCCGCTCGGTGCTGTAGAAACATGGTCACAGAGCTTGAAAACGGCTGTGCGGATTATGTTGACATCTCGCCAAGCTATGTTTGTCTGGTGGGGTGACGAATTAATCAATTTATACAACGATGCTTATAGAGCCATTCTCGGTGGTAAACATCCAGAAGCGTTAGGACAGCCTGCGGCGATCGTTTGGCGAGAAATTTGGCATCAAGTAGGGCCGCGTGCAGAAACAGCCATTTCTCAAAATCAGGGAACCTATGACGAAGCTCTATTGCTAATTATGGAGCGCAATGGCTACCCGGAGGAAACGTACTACACCTTTTCCTATAGCCCCGTGCCGAATGATGATGGTAGCACTGGCGGCATTATCTGTGCCAATACAGAGGAGACACCCCGGATTATTGGGGAACGACAGTTAGCACTGTTAAAGGAACTGGCAGCCAAAACAGCAGACGCACGCACATTTGAGCAAGCCTGTATTTTCAGCACTAGCTGTCTAGCAACCAACCCCTACGACCTGCCGTTTGCCATGATTTATTTGGTTGACTCGGAGCGGCAGTGTGTGACATTGGCGGGAACCTGCGGAATTGAGCGAGGACACCTAGAAGTTCCCGAAACTATTGCTTTGGCAAATGATTCATGGCACTTGACCGATGTATTGACAAATCATCAAACTTATGTAATTTCTGATTTAAGACAATTTGGTGATTTGCCCACAGGAGCCTGGAATAGACCACCCCAACAAGCGGCTGTAGTAGCGATCGCACCTTCAGGGCGCACAGGCAAAGCTGGGGTATTAGTGACAGCTTTAAACCCATTCCGGCTATTTGATGATAACTACCAAGGATTCCTGAATTTAGTATCAGCACAAATTGCTGCCAGTATTGCCAATGCGCAGGCATACGAGGAAGAACGCAAACGCGCCGAAGCTTTGGCAGAACTAGACCACGCCAAAACCACCTTTTTTAGTAATGTTTCCCACGAGTTTCGGACTCCCTTGACTTTAATGTTGAGTCCGTTGGAAGAACTCCTAGCAGCAGATGACTTGCCAGCAGAGCGACAGCAAGAGTTAAGCCTGATTCATCGTAACGGTTTACGCTTGTTAAAGTTGGTCAATACCCTCCTAGATTTTTCGCGGATAGAAGCAGGACGGGTGCAAGCAGTTTATGAACCGACAGACTTAGCCGCCTTCACTGCTGAGTTAGCTAGTATCTTCCGTTCGGCAATTGAGCAGGCAGGGTTGGAGTATATCATCAACTGCCAACCATTGGCAGAACCCGTGTATGTTGATCGCCAGATGTGGGAGAAGATTGTTCTCAATCTGCTCTCGAATGCCTTCAAGTTCACCTTTACAGGTGCGATCGCCATTACTCTCCAACAGGCACAACAGCAAGTAGAATTAACAGTCAGTGATACGGGGATTGGTATTCCTCAAGCAGAATTACCCCAATTGTTTGAGCGATTTCACCGCGTCGAGGGAGCGCGGGGTAGAACTCAAGAAGGTTCAGGAATTGGGCTGGCATTAGTTCAGGAATTGGTGCGGCTACATGGTGGTCAGGTGCAGGTTGCCAGTATTGAGGGGCAAGGTACAACCTTTACCATCACCATGCCTACAGGCACATCCCACCTACCAGCCGATAGAATCCAAGCAACACGCACCCAAGTTTCCACAGCCTTGGGTGCGGCTCCTTATATTGAGGAAGCTTTACGATGGTTGCCACAAGAGAGCAGGGGGAGAGAAGGAGCAGAGGGAGAATTGATGATTTATTCCTCCCCAGCTTTCGCAACTTCCCCAACTTCCCCATCTCGGATTCTGCTGGTAGATGACAATGCAGATATGCGGGAATATGTGCGCCGATTATTGAGTAGGTATTATGTAGTAGAAACTGCAACTGACGGGATGGCAGCGTTAGATGTAATTGTTCATCATCTACCAGATTTGGTGCTGACCGATGTGATGATGCCGCGAATGGACGGCTTTGGTCTACTGAGTGCTTTGCGCAGTGACAATCGTACCAGGGAAATTCCCATCATTTTGCTTTCTGCTAGAGCCGGAGAAGAAGCCAAAGTTGAAGGATTAGCAGCTGGAGCCGATGATTATCTCATCAAGCCGTTTTCGGCGCGGGAATTGTTGGCAAGGGTTGAGGCAACTTTGAAGTTGTCCCAATTGCGCCGAGATGCGATGCAGCAGGAGCAGAAGTTGCGATTGGAATCCCAAACGGCAAAGCAGCGTGTTGAGACTATCTTGTCAAGCATTAATGATGGGTTCTATGTCCTTGACCGCGACTGGCGATATACCTACGTTAACGATCGCCTGTGCGAGATGCTGAGGATGGAGCGTGAGCAGATTCTCAATCACAGCATTTGGGACTTGTTCGTAGATACCGTTGATACTGATGTTTATATTCAATTTCATCGGGCGCTGCATGAACAAATACCAGTCCAATTTGAATATTTTTATCCTACCTGGAATTGTTGGTACGAACACCGGGTTTATCCTTCGCCCGATGGACTGACGGTTTTTGCTGCTGATATCACCGAGCGTAAACAAGCCGAACTAGAACACGAACAACTACTTGCCCGTGAACGCCACTACGTTAACCAATTGCAAGGATTAACTACAGCTGCCCTCACCATCAATTCTGCCCTTTCTGTAGAACAAGTTTTGCAGGTGATGACAAATCAGGCAGCATCTATCATCGGTTCTCACCAGTCTGTTACCAGTATGACGATTGACCAGAACTGGGCGCAGGCAATTTCAGCCATCTACTTATCTGATAAGTATGCTCAGTGGCGCAATTACGATGAAAAGCCAGATGGATCTGGTATATATGCTTATATGTGTAGTCTTAATCGCCCCATGCGGATGACTCAAGCCGAACTAGAGGCGCATCCCCATTGGCAAGGTTTTGGCAAAGAAGTAAAGAATCATCCACCGATGCGGGGTTGGCTGGCTGCGCCCTTGGTGGGACGGAACGGACAAAACATTGGCTTAATTCAGCTTTCTGACAAATACGCAGATGAATTTACCGCCGCAGATGAAGCAATTTTGGTGCAATTAGCACAAATGGCCTCAGTTGCCGTGGAAAATGCCCGTTTATACGAAGCCGAACAGCAAGCACGGGCCGCCGCAGAAAAATTAAGGGAAGAAGCCCAAGCAGCCAACCGCATTAAAGATGAATTTTTAGCGGTACTGTCCCACGAATTGCGATCGCCTCTTAACCCGATTCTCGGTTGGGCAAGATTACTGCAAGGCGGCAAGTTAGATGCAGCCAAAGCTAAACAAGCTGTAACCATCATTGAGCGTAATGCCAAGTTGCAAGTCGAGTTGATTGAAGACCTGTTGGATATCTCGCGGATTTTACGAGGGAAAATTAGGCTGACAATCAGTCCAGTTAATCCAGCATCGGTGATTAAAGCGGCAATGGAAACCGTGCGACTTGCCGCCGACGCTAACTCTATTCGCCTAGAAGTCAATCTTGACGATGAAGTCGGATTGGTTGCTGGCGACTCAACCCGTTTACAGCAAGTGATGTGGAACTTGCTCTCTAACGCTGTTAAATTTACACCGACTGGTGGTTTAGTTGAGGTAGGTTTAACAAAGGTCGGCAATCAAGCCCAAATCACCGTAAGGGATACAGGCAAAGGTATTTCCCCTGATTTTCTCCCTTATGTATTTGATTATTTCCGCCAAGCCGATAGCGCCACTACTCGCAAGTTTGGCGGTTTAGGCTTAGGTTTGGCAATTGTACGTCACCTAGTTGAACTACATGGCGGTAAAATTCAAGCTGAGAGCGAAGGCGAAGGTATGGGTGCGACATTCACCCTCAATTTACCACTGATGCCGACTCAGCCAAATGTCAATCAAGATTCGCCGTCCTTAGAAGCATCTGTGGGGCTAGATGGTATTCAAGTTTTAGTAGTAGATGATGATACCGATACACGAGATTTTGTGGCTTTTGTCTTGGAACAAGCAGGCGCAAACGTCATCACAGCTACTTCCGCCCTTGAAGCATTAACAATATTAACCAAATCGCCGCCAGATGTCTTAGTCAGCGACATTGGGATGCCTGACATGGATGGTTATATGTTAATGCGGCAAGTAAGAACCTTACCACCAGAGCAAGGCGGCAAGATACCCGCGATCGCCCTCACAGCCTATGCTGGAGAAATGAACGAAAAGCAAGCCCTCAAAGCTGGTTTTCAAAAGCATATTTCTAAACCAGTAGACCCTGATAATTTAATTAAGGCGATCGTGAGGATGACAATAATTCGTAATTCATAA
- a CDS encoding serine/threonine protein kinase — translation MLQLEQILHDRYQVQSQLGNNGIRQTWLAKDLQAADPEHSLVVVKLLAFGGSVQWDDLKLFEREVQILKHLNHPRIPQYIDYFCIDDRSLWFGLVQEYIPGASLKEKLADGKRFTEKQAKKIAAELLKILIYLHELNPGVLHRDIKPSNLIWGEDEHIYLVDFGAVQDKAAKEGVTFTVVGTYGYAPMEQYGGRAVPASDLYALGATLIHLLTNIPPAELPQQDLRLQFTNLVNLSPGFMGWLQKLTEPAPEKRFTNARQALDTLKSGLVKSTKDQRLVPAKKFINNSGCGINNIHEEVPEEILGWNWGAFLLPWVWLWTNQVWVGLFCFIPQVGWITTIALGAKGNEWAWKSRRWRSIEHFQAHQRGWAIAGILIGAPVSIMLWAGALVFLKSIL, via the coding sequence ATGCTGCAACTAGAACAAATATTGCACGACCGTTATCAAGTCCAAAGTCAACTAGGTAACAATGGCATACGCCAAACTTGGCTGGCTAAAGATTTACAAGCTGCTGATCCTGAACATTCGCTAGTTGTGGTTAAGCTCCTGGCTTTTGGTGGTAGTGTCCAGTGGGATGACCTCAAACTTTTTGAGCGGGAAGTACAAATTCTCAAGCACCTTAATCATCCCCGCATTCCTCAATATATTGATTATTTCTGTATTGATGACCGCTCATTGTGGTTTGGTTTGGTACAGGAATATATTCCAGGGGCATCACTCAAAGAAAAATTGGCTGATGGTAAACGATTTACGGAAAAGCAAGCGAAGAAAATTGCGGCTGAGTTGTTAAAAATTCTTATATATTTACATGAGTTAAACCCAGGTGTTTTACATCGAGATATTAAACCCAGCAATTTAATTTGGGGTGAGGATGAGCATATTTATTTAGTCGATTTTGGTGCAGTTCAAGACAAAGCTGCTAAAGAAGGCGTAACCTTTACCGTTGTCGGTACTTACGGCTATGCACCGATGGAACAATACGGTGGTCGTGCTGTTCCCGCATCAGATTTATATGCACTGGGAGCAACTTTAATTCATCTGTTAACTAATATTCCTCCGGCTGAATTACCCCAGCAAGATTTACGCCTACAATTTACCAATCTTGTGAATCTCAGCCCTGGTTTTATGGGATGGTTACAAAAACTTACAGAACCAGCACCAGAAAAACGTTTTACTAATGCGCGTCAAGCCTTAGATACCCTCAAATCTGGTTTAGTTAAATCAACCAAAGATCAGCGTCTAGTTCCAGCAAAAAAATTCATTAATAATTCCGGTTGTGGCATCAATAATATTCATGAAGAAGTGCCGGAAGAAATTTTGGGATGGAACTGGGGCGCATTTTTACTACCTTGGGTATGGTTATGGACTAATCAAGTTTGGGTAGGCTTATTTTGTTTTATACCTCAAGTTGGTTGGATTACAACGATCGCCTTGGGAGCAAAAGGTAACGAATGGGCTTGGAAAAGTAGACGCTGGCGCAGTATCGAACATTTCCAAGCCCATCAAAGAGGCTGGGCGATCGCCGGCATTTTAATCGGCGCACCCGTTAGTATTATGTTGTGGGCAGGTGCGCTTGTATTCCTCAAATCAATTTTGTAG
- the msrA gene encoding peptide-methionine (S)-S-oxide reductase MsrA, with the protein MALFGFGKKLEMPTPEKALPGRAQTMPVPAHHYVNNNPLKPPFPEGLEKAVFGLGCFWGAERKFWQQPGVYTTAVGYAAGLTPNPSYEEVCSGLTGHNEVVLVVFDPKVISYTQLLKVFWESHNPTQGMRQGNDVGTQYRSGIYVYSDEQKQVAQASRDAYQQALSDAGYGQITTEIIDAPEFYYAEAYHQQYLAKNPNGYCGLGGTNVSCPVGVFESSVNG; encoded by the coding sequence ATGGCACTATTTGGATTTGGTAAAAAACTAGAAATGCCCACCCCTGAGAAAGCTTTACCAGGAAGGGCGCAAACAATGCCAGTACCGGCTCACCACTATGTCAACAACAACCCATTAAAACCACCTTTCCCCGAAGGACTAGAAAAAGCGGTATTTGGTTTGGGCTGTTTTTGGGGTGCAGAACGGAAGTTTTGGCAACAGCCAGGAGTCTATACTACAGCCGTTGGTTATGCTGCTGGTTTGACACCCAACCCCTCCTATGAAGAAGTATGTTCAGGGTTGACAGGTCACAATGAAGTTGTATTGGTGGTATTTGACCCCAAAGTCATTAGTTACACCCAATTACTCAAAGTTTTTTGGGAAAGCCACAACCCCACCCAAGGAATGCGCCAAGGGAATGACGTAGGTACTCAATACCGTTCTGGTATTTATGTCTACTCCGACGAGCAAAAACAGGTAGCCCAAGCTTCACGCGATGCTTATCAGCAAGCTCTGAGCGACGCAGGCTATGGGCAAATTACCACAGAAATTATTGATGCGCCTGAGTTCTACTACGCCGAAGCCTATCATCAACAATACCTAGCTAAAAATCCCAATGGTTATTGCGGTTTAGGTGGGACGAATGTTTCTTGTCCTGTGGGTGTGTTTGAGTCTTCGGTGAATGGGTAG
- a CDS encoding UPF0175 family protein, with the protein MSSVTINLPEDVFSARRLSPEEFVQDMRLAAAIYWYQKQEISMEKAASVAGLNRRDFLSVLAREQVDVFAVDIDDLQRELNRG; encoded by the coding sequence ATGTCGTCAGTGACCATTAACCTGCCAGAAGACGTGTTTAGCGCCCGTCGCCTAAGTCCAGAAGAATTTGTGCAAGATATGCGTCTTGCTGCTGCTATCTACTGGTATCAGAAGCAGGAAATATCAATGGAGAAAGCCGCCAGTGTTGCCGGGTTAAACCGCCGAGACTTTCTGTCCGTCCTCGCCCGTGAACAAGTAGATGTCTTTGCTGTTGACATAGATGATTTGCAACGCGAGTTAAACCGTGGCTGA
- a CDS encoding DUF3368 domain-containing protein, protein MAELPAINTSPLIFLTKGGEVDLLRLISPSIIVPSAVATEIREYGETDVTAVALNNTDWLVVQETPPVPNVILSWDLGLGESAVLTWGYTNPGTEVILDDLAARRCAATLGIPVRGTLGIVITAKQRGVIPAARPVLEQLRLCGMYLSDRVINQALTLVGE, encoded by the coding sequence GTGGCTGAACTGCCTGCTATCAACACATCACCACTAATTTTTTTGACCAAGGGCGGTGAGGTAGATTTGTTACGCCTCATTAGCCCATCAATTATTGTTCCATCGGCTGTGGCCACAGAAATTAGAGAGTATGGGGAAACGGACGTAACAGCAGTTGCGCTCAACAATACCGATTGGTTGGTTGTACAAGAAACACCACCAGTCCCCAATGTGATTCTCAGTTGGGATTTAGGGCTAGGTGAATCAGCCGTATTGACATGGGGGTACACAAATCCAGGCACAGAGGTAATTCTGGATGATTTAGCCGCCCGTCGTTGTGCTGCCACCTTGGGTATTCCTGTACGGGGAACATTAGGTATTGTGATTACTGCCAAACAAAGAGGGGTAATTCCGGCGGCACGTCCGGTTCTAGAACAATTGCGCCTGTGTGGAATGTATTTATCTGACCGCGTTATCAATCAAGCATTAACATTGGTAGGGGAATAG
- a CDS encoding tyrosine-type recombinase/integrase has translation MKVDGNGQGKILSQDELRRLFSEGFLTPRDRALFGICLFTGCRVSEALALNMTDIKSGTITFRKCTTKGKYKTRIVDIPPPLSAILADYQPLGAVMFPGKRGVTERLTRFMADKILRSACSRIGVEGVSTHSFRRTALTQMSSAGIPLRIIQEISGHGDLGTLQRYLEVTPEQKRKAVSVIGF, from the coding sequence ATGAAGGTAGACGGCAACGGACAAGGCAAAATATTAAGCCAAGACGAACTAAGGCGATTGTTCAGCGAGGGATTTCTTACCCCACGCGATCGCGCACTGTTTGGCATCTGCCTGTTTACTGGTTGTCGCGTATCAGAAGCGTTGGCTCTCAACATGACTGATATCAAATCAGGAACCATCACTTTCCGAAAATGTACCACGAAAGGCAAGTACAAAACACGGATTGTAGATATTCCACCACCGCTATCAGCAATATTGGCTGATTACCAACCATTAGGGGCGGTAATGTTTCCCGGCAAGCGTGGTGTAACTGAGCGTCTGACCCGATTCATGGCAGACAAGATTTTACGCTCTGCCTGCTCCCGCATCGGGGTAGAAGGAGTCAGCACCCATTCGTTTAGGCGAACTGCCCTCACGCAGATGTCGAGCGCGGGGATACCTTTGAGAATTATTCAAGAAATCTCAGGCCACGGCGACCTGGGAACGTTGCAGCGTTATCTGGAGGTTACGCCAGAGCAGAAGCGAAAGGCTGTTTCTGTGATTGGGTTTTAG